From Musa acuminata AAA Group cultivar baxijiao chromosome BXJ3-8, Cavendish_Baxijiao_AAA, whole genome shotgun sequence, one genomic window encodes:
- the LOC135644563 gene encoding auxin efflux carrier component 1a-like, translating to MISWSSLYHVVEAMMPLYAAMALGYASVRKKAFTPEQCAGINHFVALLAVPLLIFRMISSNNPYTMNIRFLAADTLQKVIILAALAAWARFSNNGSIAWVITLFSLATLPNTVLMGVPVLRGMYGPMSENLMVQIVVLQFVVWYVLVVFLFEYMAAQNAFMEQQQMPPPQANGSHSVDIPAVNADGSDPDVSIAQEETIRPSGMLILVMAVKKILKIPSTYASLLGLFWSLIAFRFGIKMPAIIDNSLSIISVSAIGLGMFSVGAFMAQRKKFITCGYYLAVLAMVMRFLIGPIVMLVSSFAVGLQGVFLNVGVVQAALPLAVLSFVYAEEYNVHPDIMSTGVIVGIFISVPLTILYYVLLGLER from the exons CTCGGCTACGCATCCGTCCGGAAGAAGGCATTTACCCCGGAGCAATGTGCGGGGATCAACCACTTCGTCGCACTGTTGGCCGTCCCCTTGCTCATCTTCCGCATGATCTCCTCCAACAATCCTTACACGATGAACATCCGGTTCCTCGCCGCGGACACGCTGCAGAAGGTGATCATCCTCGCTGCCCTCGCTGCATGGGCACGCTTCAGTAACAACGGCTCGATCGCATGGGTCATCACCCTCTTCTCCCTGGCGACGTTGCCCAACACGGTGCTTATGGGCGTGCCGGTCCTCCGCGGCATGTACGGGCCAATGTCCGAGAACCTAATGGTCCAGATCGTCGTCCTCCAGTTCGTTGTGTGGTACGTGCTGGTTGTGTTCTTGTTCGAGTACATGGCCGCCCAGAATGCCTTCATGGAGCAGCAGCAGATGCCGCCACCACAAGCCAATGGTTCTCACTCGGTGGACATACCAGCTGTTAATGCCGATGGCAGTGACCCCGATGTTTCGATTGCACAAGAAGAGACGATTCGACCATCAGGGATGCTCATTCTGGTTATGGCGGTCAAGAAGATTCTCAAGATCCCAAGCACATACGCCAGTTTGCTTGGCTTGTTTTGGTCATTGATCGCTTTCAG ATTTGGTATCAAAATGCCAGCGATCATAGACAACTCATTGTCAATTATTTCAGTATCAGCTATTGGCTTGGGCATGTTCAGCGTTG GTGCCTTCATGGCTCAACGGAAGAAATTTATTACATGTGGATATTATCTTGCCGTCTTGGCTATGGTTATGAGGTTTCTTATAGGCCCCATCGTTATGCTTGTATCATCGTTTGCGGTCGGTCTTCAGGGTGTGTTTCTAAACGTAGGCGTTGTCCAG GCCGCTCTTCCTCTTGCTGTACTTTCATTTGTTTACGCGGAGGAATACAATGTGCATCCGGATATCATGAGTACAGG GGTCATTGTGGGAATTTTCATATCTGTTCCCCTAACAATCCTCTACTATGTTCTATTGGGACTAGAAAGGTGA